A part of Rickettsia canadensis str. McKiel genomic DNA contains:
- a CDS encoding c-type cytochrome, with the protein MSGKELNKIVAAILLASLIAMMVGFVANILYKPNLQVLHRGYSVAVHENSVASTSEAPAAVNIAELMKTANADNGREIAKKCLMCHSLDKDGPNKLGPHLWDVAGRPKASIADYKYSSALSKLDGVWDDDSLFAFLHKPSSYAPGTKMSFAGISKLQEIADIILFLKTYVHDT; encoded by the coding sequence ATGTCTGGAAAAGAATTAAATAAAATTGTTGCAGCCATCTTACTTGCTAGTTTAATTGCTATGATGGTTGGGTTTGTTGCAAATATATTATACAAACCAAACTTACAAGTTTTACATCGTGGTTATAGTGTTGCAGTTCATGAAAATTCAGTAGCCTCTACATCGGAAGCACCAGCAGCAGTAAATATAGCAGAATTGATGAAAACCGCTAATGCCGATAACGGTCGTGAAATAGCCAAAAAATGTTTAATGTGTCATTCTCTTGATAAAGATGGTCCAAATAAACTAGGACCACATCTTTGGGACGTAGCAGGTCGCCCTAAAGCAAGCATAGCAGACTATAAATATTCCTCTGCTCTATCAAAACTTGACGGCGTATGGGATGATGACAGTTTATTTGCTTTCTTACATAAACCAAGTAGCTATGCCCCAGGAACTAAAATGTCCTTTGCTGGTATCTCAAAACTGCAAGAAATAGCTGATATAATATTATTTTTAAAAACTTATGTTCATGATACATAA
- the lpxC gene encoding UDP-3-O-acyl-N-acetylglucosamine deacetylase: MQQSTLLKPVSCYGIGVHSGKRTQLTIEPAKENTGIIFIRTDISSENNYIEASYLNVSGTLLSTTISNDHKVQISTIEHLMAALWGCEIDNAIIKIDGPEVPIMDGSSKLFVFMIECAGKKLQNAPRKYLKILKDIKVIHKDCELYCTPSNHMTVDLTIDFNSKAIGKQNLSFSNQESFTKNIADARTFGFIKDVHDLQSKGLALGASFENAIAINEEDKILNPNGLRYEDEFVRHKLLDLFGDLYTSGTNVVSSIKGYKTSHALNNELLHKIFCDTTSYKFVTASEL; the protein is encoded by the coding sequence ATGCAGCAAAGTACATTATTAAAACCGGTTAGTTGTTATGGGATCGGAGTTCACTCAGGAAAACGTACTCAGTTAACTATAGAACCTGCTAAAGAAAATACAGGCATTATATTCATTAGAACCGACATATCTTCTGAAAATAATTATATTGAGGCTAGCTATCTCAATGTTTCCGGTACGTTGTTATCTACCACTATAAGTAATGATCATAAAGTTCAAATTTCAACAATTGAACATTTAATGGCAGCACTTTGGGGATGCGAAATCGATAATGCAATTATTAAAATTGACGGTCCTGAAGTGCCCATTATGGATGGCAGTAGTAAACTTTTTGTGTTTATGATTGAATGTGCAGGTAAAAAATTACAAAATGCTCCTAGAAAATATCTAAAAATTTTAAAAGATATAAAAGTAATTCATAAAGATTGTGAATTATATTGTACTCCTTCCAATCACATGACTGTAGATTTAACCATTGATTTTAACAGTAAAGCTATAGGCAAACAAAATCTCAGTTTTTCAAATCAAGAATCTTTTACTAAAAATATTGCAGATGCTCGAACTTTCGGCTTTATAAAAGATGTTCATGATTTGCAAAGCAAAGGACTTGCCCTAGGTGCTTCATTTGAAAATGCTATAGCAATAAATGAAGAGGACAAAATTCTAAACCCAAATGGCTTGCGTTATGAAGATGAATTTGTTCGGCATAAACTATTAGATTTATTCGGTGATTTATATACCAGCGGCACTAACGTTGTAAGTTCAATTAAAGGCTACAAAACCAGCCATGCTCTTAATAATGAATTATTGCATAAAATATTTTGCGATACTACCTCTTACAAATTTGTTACTGCAAGCGAATTATAA
- a CDS encoding COX15/CtaA family protein, producing the protein MQQSLITKWLSISCIMVIAMIVIGGITRLTGSGLSIVEWRPITGILPPLSFEAWQVEFAKYKAFPEYNYVNYRMTLSQFKFIYLLEFIHRLLGRITALIYIVPLIYFYFKGIIKNRDIAPYIIALLLLYVQGFMGWYMVKSGLLNNPSVSHLRLAFHLIIAVIIYHILFYQLIKNRCDILLILSQTDLKLPLRFSSVAITVIYLQIFLGALVAGLDAGLIYNSFPLMGDNFIPTAIKDNFFDLKNWYDPVFIQCIHRLGGYSVFLVVMALATYLLKIEHPKLNKIAYFLIIALLMQISTGIITLLYSVPIIIASTHQFFAIVLLSVIIWCYFLIKTSK; encoded by the coding sequence GTGCAGCAAAGTTTAATTACAAAATGGTTGTCTATCAGTTGTATAATGGTCATAGCGATGATTGTTATAGGAGGTATAACAAGACTTACAGGTTCTGGTTTATCTATAGTAGAGTGGCGTCCGATAACAGGTATTTTACCACCTTTGAGCTTTGAAGCTTGGCAAGTGGAGTTTGCTAAATATAAAGCTTTTCCCGAATATAATTACGTTAATTACAGAATGACTTTATCACAGTTTAAATTTATTTATCTGTTAGAGTTTATACATCGGTTACTTGGTAGAATTACAGCTTTAATATATATTGTACCTTTAATATATTTTTATTTTAAAGGCATTATAAAAAATCGTGATATTGCACCTTATATCATTGCTTTGTTGTTATTGTATGTACAAGGTTTTATGGGGTGGTATATGGTTAAAAGCGGTTTATTGAATAACCCTTCTGTGAGTCATTTACGGCTTGCTTTTCATTTAATTATCGCCGTAATTATTTATCACATACTTTTTTATCAATTAATAAAAAATCGTTGTGATATTTTGTTAATCCTGTCACAAACAGATTTAAAATTACCGTTACGATTTTCTAGTGTTGCTATTACTGTAATATACCTGCAAATTTTTTTAGGTGCTTTAGTTGCAGGGCTTGATGCAGGGCTGATATATAATAGTTTCCCGCTAATGGGTGATAATTTTATTCCAACGGCGATAAAAGATAATTTCTTTGATCTTAAAAATTGGTATGATCCGGTTTTTATACAATGCATACATCGTTTAGGCGGTTATAGCGTATTTTTGGTTGTTATGGCTTTAGCAACTTACTTATTAAAAATAGAGCATCCGAAATTAAATAAAATAGCATATTTTCTAATTATTGCATTATTAATGCAGATATCTACCGGAATAATTACTCTTTTATATTCTGTACCTATAATCATTGCCTCTACTCATCAATTTTTTGCAATAGTGCTTTTATCAGTAATAATTTGGTGCTATTTTTTAATAAAAACTTCTAAATGA
- a CDS encoding RluA family pseudouridine synthase, with the protein MIIDVNTPISSRLDKYLKRLYPLLTQGVIEKALRQKQIIVNARKAEASLRVIDGDKIFISDKFNLPVKQPEKLVFTDAEIKLAKKITTDYLIYEDDNLIAINKPAGLATQGGSKINLSIDSALKYLNYKGADFKLVHRLDKETSGLLLIAKNYLSSIKFHDAFKDKLVVKTYFAVTYGKPIKNVGEVRSNIEKSKGSTRKITDIDSENGKLAITYYKLLKSLDNNLFLIEFTPITGKMHQLRLHAKLLGCPILGDDKYGNKEIMPYSQYMFLHANHICLSEKVFGTEINLEAKLPFYFTRRLT; encoded by the coding sequence ATGATCATCGATGTTAATACTCCTATTTCTTCTAGATTAGATAAATATTTAAAACGTCTATATCCGTTATTAACTCAAGGAGTAATAGAGAAAGCATTACGTCAAAAACAAATTATCGTTAATGCTCGGAAAGCAGAAGCTAGTTTAAGAGTAATAGACGGTGATAAAATTTTTATTAGTGATAAGTTTAATTTACCTGTTAAACAACCCGAAAAATTAGTTTTTACCGATGCCGAAATTAAGCTAGCAAAGAAAATTACCACCGATTATTTGATATATGAAGATGATAATTTAATAGCTATAAATAAACCTGCAGGGCTTGCTACTCAAGGTGGTAGTAAAATCAATTTATCTATTGACTCTGCATTAAAATATTTGAATTATAAAGGTGCTGATTTTAAACTAGTACATAGGTTAGATAAAGAAACAAGCGGTTTGCTCTTAATAGCCAAAAATTATTTAAGTAGTATAAAGTTTCATGATGCTTTTAAAGATAAATTGGTTGTAAAAACATATTTTGCCGTAACCTATGGGAAGCCAATTAAAAATGTAGGCGAAGTTAGAAGTAATATAGAAAAGAGTAAGGGAAGTACACGTAAAATTACTGATATTGATAGTGAAAATGGTAAACTTGCCATTACTTATTATAAATTACTTAAATCACTTGATAATAACTTATTTTTAATTGAATTTACTCCGATTACAGGTAAAATGCATCAATTAAGGTTGCACGCTAAATTATTAGGTTGCCCGATACTTGGAGATGATAAGTATGGCAATAAAGAAATTATGCCGTATAGTCAATATATGTTCTTGCATGCTAATCATATATGTTTATCTGAAAAGGTTTTTGGTACAGAGATTAATTTAGAAGCAAAACTACCGTTTTATTTTACTAGGCGTCTTACATAA
- a CDS encoding serine hydrolase domain-containing protein produces MIRRYLLLLLFLINNCINCFADIQQRINEAEKEYLSNRFLNAVFMFADDYKPLLTGAKGIFALNGEQLKANEMMPIASATKPFTAAGILKLQEQELLNINDKIYKYLDPEMWGGKVPDWAYKISIHNLLTHSSGIAEYFSFVKLDFNMSKKEIHKKILQFVSSKPLEISIGKKFKYSNTNFVILGMIIEKVAKKDLGNFFYDEFFKPLNMKSTSFASYSEAARIQKNVISSNYPVRYFLTPNNSNKPIFTPVTADFLAVPYADGGIISTPNDLVKWYRALNDGKILSKKSYKLMTTKYFLAKDIDGRKSYMGYGIFLTDLDSKHLMIHYTGKALGIQSEVGYVLPNNLYFAILSNTMIKIPEAEKDKIDMKNPLNQLGIIYFRDAIIGAAIKN; encoded by the coding sequence ATGATTCGTAGATATCTTTTATTATTACTTTTTTTAATTAATAATTGCATTAATTGTTTTGCAGATATACAGCAAAGAATCAATGAGGCAGAAAAAGAATATCTAAGTAATAGATTTTTAAATGCCGTTTTTATGTTTGCTGATGATTATAAACCTTTATTAACCGGTGCTAAAGGAATCTTTGCTTTAAATGGTGAGCAATTAAAAGCAAATGAAATGATGCCTATTGCTTCTGCTACAAAGCCTTTTACAGCGGCAGGAATCTTAAAATTACAAGAACAGGAATTATTAAATATTAACGATAAAATCTATAAATATCTTGATCCGGAAATGTGGGGTGGAAAAGTGCCGGATTGGGCATATAAAATATCTATTCATAATTTATTAACGCATAGTAGCGGTATTGCCGAATATTTTAGTTTTGTTAAACTTGATTTTAATATGTCTAAGAAAGAAATTCACAAGAAAATATTACAATTTGTTTCTTCTAAGCCTTTAGAAATATCTATAGGAAAAAAATTTAAATATAGTAATACTAATTTTGTTATACTTGGTATGATTATCGAAAAAGTAGCTAAAAAAGATTTAGGTAACTTTTTTTATGATGAATTTTTTAAACCTCTTAATATGAAATCTACTAGTTTTGCTTCATATAGTGAAGCCGCTAGAATCCAAAAGAATGTTATTAGTTCTAATTATCCGGTAAGATATTTTTTAACACCCAATAATAGTAATAAGCCTATATTTACTCCTGTAACAGCTGATTTTTTAGCTGTTCCTTATGCAGATGGGGGAATAATATCGACACCAAATGATCTAGTTAAATGGTACAGGGCATTAAATGATGGGAAAATTCTTTCTAAGAAGTCATATAAACTTATGACTACTAAATATTTTTTAGCAAAAGATATAGACGGGCGTAAATCTTATATGGGTTACGGTATTTTTCTTACCGATCTTGATTCTAAGCATTTAATGATTCATTATACGGGAAAGGCACTTGGAATACAAAGTGAAGTAGGATATGTTTTGCCTAATAATCTTTACTTTGCTATACTTAGTAATACTATGATTAAAATTCCTGAAGCAGAAAAAGATAAAATTGACATGAAAAATCCTTTAAATCAGCTTGGAATAATTTATTTCAGAGATGCAATAATAGGGGCAGCTATAAAAAATTAA
- the xth gene encoding exodeoxyribonuclease III, whose product MKIVTWNINSLRLRIDLLRKLAHEHKPDIILLQETKVADSLFPLEVIKNIGYEHIIYSGQKSYNGVAIISKFPLNNVFSLELYNSDKRHIAATVNDIEVHNFYVPAGGDIPDIEINLKFKHKLEYVRLMQEWLTVNRTKNDKIIIVGDLNIAPHEHDVWSSRQLRNVISHTDIERSLLVGLQNSLGFIDSSRHFISLDEKFYTWWSYRNIDWKKSNRGRRLDHIWVSNNLKDALFSINLLSEARDWVPPSDHVPYFVNFNFDGVMPRACNRIQ is encoded by the coding sequence ATGAAGATAGTTACTTGGAATATTAATTCATTGCGTCTACGGATTGATTTATTAAGAAAATTAGCGCATGAACATAAGCCGGATATTATCTTGCTTCAAGAAACAAAGGTTGCTGATTCATTATTCCCTCTTGAAGTTATTAAAAATATAGGCTATGAACATATAATATATTCAGGACAAAAATCATATAACGGTGTTGCTATTATTTCTAAATTTCCTTTGAATAATGTTTTTTCTTTGGAATTATATAATAGTGATAAAAGGCATATAGCAGCTACTGTTAATGATATAGAAGTACATAATTTTTATGTTCCTGCCGGTGGTGATATACCTGATATAGAGATAAACTTAAAATTTAAGCATAAGCTGGAATATGTAAGGTTAATGCAGGAATGGTTAACCGTTAACCGTACTAAAAATGATAAAATTATCATTGTCGGTGATCTCAATATCGCTCCGCATGAGCATGATGTATGGTCTAGTAGGCAATTGCGAAATGTTATCAGTCATACCGATATTGAGCGCTCATTATTGGTAGGGTTACAAAACTCGTTAGGTTTTATCGACAGTAGCAGGCATTTCATATCACTTGACGAAAAGTTCTATACTTGGTGGAGTTACAGAAATATAGATTGGAAAAAATCTAACAGAGGCAGAAGACTTGATCATATTTGGGTGAGTAATAATTTAAAAGATGCATTATTTTCTATAAATTTACTATCAGAAGCACGTGATTGGGTACCGCCGTCAGATCATGTGCCATATTTTGTGAATTTTAATTTTGATGGTGTCATGCCACGAGCTTGTAACAGGATCCAATAA
- the pdhA gene encoding pyruvate dehydrogenase (acetyl-transferring) E1 component subunit alpha, with the protein MDIKLGKYKPIKEEYIKSFKNMILLRRFEEKCSQLYGMGEIGGFCHLYIGQEAVISAVDIVKKKGDSTITSYRDHAHVILAGTEPKYVLAELMGRATGCSKGKGGSMHLFDVPNKFYGGHGIVGAQVPIGTGLAFAEKYNGTNNICFTFLGDGAVNQGQVYEAFNMAALWGLAVVYIIENNEYSMGTSVVRSTFMRDLYKKGESFGIKGFQLDGMNFEEMYDGTKQAAEYVRETSQPLILEVKTYRYRGHSMSDPAKYRSKEEVEQYKKRDPLVIIRKTILDDKYATEADLKEIEQSVKEILKEAVEFSENSPLPDEGELYTNIFHTMV; encoded by the coding sequence GTGGATATTAAGTTAGGAAAATATAAGCCGATAAAGGAAGAATATATAAAAAGCTTTAAAAATATGATCCTACTGCGGCGTTTTGAAGAAAAATGTAGTCAGTTATATGGAATGGGAGAAATAGGTGGTTTTTGTCATTTATATATAGGTCAGGAAGCAGTAATTTCTGCAGTAGATATAGTTAAAAAAAAAGGTGATAGTACTATTACTAGCTATCGTGATCATGCTCATGTTATTTTAGCGGGAACTGAGCCTAAGTATGTTCTAGCCGAGCTTATGGGGCGAGCTACAGGCTGCTCAAAAGGCAAGGGCGGTTCTATGCATTTATTTGATGTACCGAACAAATTTTATGGTGGACACGGTATAGTAGGTGCTCAAGTGCCGATAGGTACAGGGCTTGCTTTTGCTGAAAAATATAATGGTACTAATAATATTTGTTTTACTTTTTTAGGTGACGGTGCCGTTAATCAAGGTCAGGTATATGAAGCCTTTAATATGGCTGCTTTATGGGGTTTAGCAGTAGTTTATATTATTGAAAATAACGAATATTCAATGGGCACTTCCGTTGTCCGCTCAACCTTTATGCGTGATTTATATAAGAAAGGGGAATCATTTGGGATTAAAGGATTTCAGCTAGACGGTATGAATTTTGAAGAAATGTATGATGGTACTAAACAAGCTGCAGAATATGTTAGGGAGACTAGTCAGCCGCTGATATTAGAAGTAAAGACTTATCGTTATCGTGGGCATTCAATGTCTGATCCGGCAAAATATCGCAGCAAAGAAGAAGTTGAGCAATATAAAAAGCGTGATCCGTTAGTAATAATAAGAAAAACGATACTCGACGATAAATATGCAACCGAAGCGGATTTAAAGGAAATAGAGCAGTCGGTAAAAGAAATTTTAAAAGAAGCAGTAGAGTTTTCAGAAAATTCGCCGTTGCCTGATGAAGGTGAGTTATATACGAATATTTTTCATACCATGGTTTGA
- a CDS encoding pyruvate dehydrogenase complex E1 component subunit beta has protein sequence MQITVREALRDAMQEEMIRDDKVFIMGEEVAEYQGAYKVTQGLLEQFGPKRVIDTPITEYGFAGLAVGAALAGLRPIVEFMTFNFAMQAMDHIVNSAAKTHYMSGGQVKCPIVFRGPNGAASRVAAQHSQNYTACYSHIPGLKVVAPYNAEDHKGLMITAIRDDNPIIFLENEILYGHSFDVPEETIEPIPFGKAKTLIEGNSVTIVTFSIQVKLALDAANVLQNDNNIDCEVIDLRTIKPLDTQTIIESVKKTNRLVVVEEGWFFAGVGASIASIVMKEAFDYLDAPIEIVSGKDVPLPYAVNLEKLALPSESDIIEAVKKVCYYSV, from the coding sequence ATGCAAATAACGGTACGTGAAGCATTGCGTGATGCGATGCAAGAAGAGATGATACGAGACGATAAAGTTTTTATCATGGGTGAGGAAGTTGCAGAATATCAAGGAGCTTATAAGGTAACTCAAGGATTGCTTGAGCAATTTGGTCCTAAAAGAGTAATTGATACGCCAATAACGGAGTATGGTTTTGCAGGACTTGCAGTTGGAGCAGCTCTTGCAGGACTTCGTCCAATCGTGGAGTTTATGACCTTTAACTTTGCTATGCAAGCTATGGATCATATAGTTAATTCAGCTGCAAAAACTCATTATATGTCAGGTGGGCAGGTAAAATGTCCAATAGTATTTAGAGGACCAAACGGGGCAGCAAGTAGAGTAGCAGCACAGCATAGCCAAAATTATACAGCTTGTTATTCCCATATTCCAGGGTTAAAAGTAGTAGCTCCTTATAATGCAGAAGATCATAAAGGACTTATGATTACAGCTATTAGAGATGATAATCCAATTATTTTTTTGGAAAACGAGATTTTATATGGTCATAGTTTTGATGTACCGGAAGAAACAATTGAGCCTATTCCTTTCGGTAAAGCAAAAACTTTAATAGAGGGTAATAGTGTCACTATAGTCACTTTTTCAATTCAAGTAAAACTTGCCCTAGATGCTGCAAATGTTTTACAGAATGATAATAATATTGACTGTGAGGTTATTGATCTGCGTACTATTAAGCCTCTTGATACTCAGACAATAATAGAATCAGTGAAAAAAACTAACCGTTTGGTTGTAGTAGAAGAAGGTTGGTTTTTTGCAGGTGTTGGAGCAAGTATAGCCTCTATAGTTATGAAAGAAGCATTTGATTATTTAGATGCTCCGATAGAGATTGTCAGCGGCAAAGATGTCCCTCTTCCTTATGCCGTTAATTTAGAAAAATTAGCTCTGCCTAGCGAGAGTGATATAATAGAAGCCGTTAAGAAAGTTTGTTATTATAGTGTTTAG
- the typA gene encoding translational GTPase TypA, with product MQSIRNIAIIAHVDHGKTTLVDNMLKQSGTFRANQAVAERAMDSNDLERERGITILAKCTALMWNDIRINIVDTPGHADFGGEVERILSMVDGVVLLVDASEGPMPQTKFVLSKALNLSLKPIVVINKIDRDDQRIKEVIDDVFELFVALEANNDQLDFPIVYASGRAGRAALTFDDKINPLDNLADDLSPLFDLIVTHVPTPVADDKAPFSMLVTTREYNSFFGRVLTGRVQSGTVKINQNVKVLNRENKVLENGRITKILAFRGLERIAIDEATAGDIIAMAGLENANVADTICSPEVTQAIPSLPIDPPTLSITFSVNDSPLAGSEGTKVTSSLIGNRLMRELESNVALKVTEAAEKNTFQVAGRGELQLGILIETMRREGFELSISRPEVLFQTDENGNKQEPMEEIQVDVDDDYVGVVVKSLALRKAEMTDMRPSGGGKTRVTFIGPSRGLIGYHSQFLTETRGTGIINRIFHGYADYKGNIEGRRNGVLISNSDGEAVAYALWNLEARGKMFIKPSDKVYRGMIIGEHNRDNDLEVNPLKAKQLSNVRAAGKDEAIRLTPPMLLTLEQAISYIQDDERVEVTPKSIRLRKALLDPNDRKRAVK from the coding sequence ATGCAATCTATTCGTAATATAGCGATTATTGCCCACGTTGATCATGGAAAAACTACGCTTGTAGATAACATGCTTAAACAAAGCGGTACTTTTAGAGCTAACCAGGCGGTTGCTGAACGTGCTATGGACTCTAACGATCTTGAGCGTGAACGCGGTATTACTATACTTGCCAAATGCACTGCTCTTATGTGGAACGATATACGTATTAATATCGTTGATACACCTGGACATGCTGATTTTGGCGGTGAAGTAGAGCGTATACTTAGTATGGTTGACGGTGTTGTATTACTCGTTGATGCTTCAGAAGGACCAATGCCGCAAACAAAATTTGTATTATCTAAAGCTTTAAATCTCAGCTTAAAACCTATCGTTGTTATTAATAAAATTGATAGAGACGATCAAAGAATTAAAGAAGTTATTGATGATGTATTTGAGCTATTTGTAGCACTTGAAGCAAATAACGATCAGCTTGATTTTCCTATAGTTTATGCATCAGGTAGAGCAGGAAGAGCTGCTTTAACATTTGATGATAAAATTAATCCTTTAGATAATTTAGCAGATGATTTATCGCCGCTTTTTGATCTCATAGTAACACATGTACCTACACCCGTAGCTGACGATAAAGCACCGTTTTCTATGCTTGTCACTACTAGAGAATACAATTCTTTCTTTGGTAGAGTTTTAACAGGACGTGTGCAAAGCGGTACTGTTAAAATTAACCAAAACGTTAAAGTATTAAATCGTGAGAATAAGGTACTTGAAAACGGACGAATTACTAAAATATTAGCATTCAGAGGTTTAGAGAGAATCGCTATAGATGAGGCTACAGCTGGTGATATTATTGCTATGGCAGGTCTTGAAAACGCCAATGTTGCCGATACTATCTGCTCTCCCGAAGTAACACAGGCCATACCATCTCTACCGATCGATCCCCCGACTCTATCCATAACCTTTAGCGTTAACGATTCACCGCTTGCAGGAAGTGAGGGAACAAAAGTGACATCAAGTCTAATAGGTAATAGATTAATGCGTGAGCTTGAGAGTAATGTTGCACTAAAAGTTACTGAAGCTGCCGAGAAAAATACTTTTCAAGTTGCAGGACGCGGTGAGTTACAATTAGGTATATTAATCGAAACTATGCGTCGTGAAGGGTTTGAGCTATCTATCAGTAGACCTGAAGTATTATTTCAAACCGATGAGAACGGCAATAAGCAAGAACCGATGGAAGAAATTCAGGTTGACGTTGATGACGATTATGTCGGGGTGGTCGTAAAATCTTTAGCACTTAGAAAAGCTGAAATGACTGATATGAGACCATCAGGCGGAGGTAAAACCCGTGTTACGTTCATCGGACCGTCTAGAGGGTTAATCGGTTACCATAGTCAGTTTTTAACTGAAACTCGTGGCACAGGTATTATAAACCGTATTTTTCACGGATATGCCGATTATAAAGGAAATATCGAGGGGAGACGTAACGGTGTTCTTATCTCAAACAGTGACGGGGAGGCAGTCGCATATGCTCTATGGAATCTAGAAGCAAGGGGAAAAATGTTTATAAAACCTAGTGATAAAGTATATAGAGGTATGATTATCGGGGAACATAATCGTGATAATGATTTAGAGGTAAACCCGCTAAAAGCAAAGCAACTAAGCAATGTTAGAGCAGCAGGTAAAGACGAAGCCATAAGGCTAACTCCGCCAATGCTTTTAACTTTAGAACAGGCAATTAGCTATATACAAGATGATGAAAGAGTGGAGGTAACTCCAAAATCTATTCGCCTACGTAAAGCTCTACTTGACCCTAACGACCGTAAAAGAGCTGTAAAGTAA
- a CDS encoding OmpH family outer membrane protein encodes MIYRILCLCIFIINFSMITEAQNVPIKEDNFKVRVAVADVQSILEGSIAIKDLRNKIEKLNHKIQEDIAAKEAEFKPLEEQLLNERSNLSETEFEHKVNEFNAKVSHVRKEIQIKKTKLEQAHAEAMSRVHGTTITIISELAEKYNLNLVIPSAQVLYAKNNLNITSEVTFMLNERLKEVTINY; translated from the coding sequence ATGATATATCGAATATTATGTTTATGTATATTCATAATAAATTTCTCAATGATTACGGAAGCACAAAATGTGCCGATTAAAGAAGATAATTTCAAAGTTAGAGTAGCTGTTGCTGATGTCCAATCTATATTGGAAGGTTCGATAGCTATAAAAGATTTGCGTAATAAAATCGAAAAGCTTAATCATAAAATTCAAGAGGATATTGCTGCAAAAGAAGCAGAATTTAAACCGTTAGAAGAGCAATTGCTAAATGAACGTTCTAATTTAAGTGAAACTGAATTTGAACATAAAGTAAACGAATTTAATGCAAAAGTTAGCCACGTTAGAAAAGAAATTCAGATTAAGAAAACAAAACTTGAACAAGCCCACGCTGAAGCTATGAGTAGAGTTCATGGAACAACTATTACAATAATTAGTGAACTTGCCGAGAAATATAACCTTAATTTGGTAATTCCAAGTGCTCAAGTCTTATATGCCAAAAATAATTTGAATATAACTTCCGAAGTGACTTTTATGTTGAATGAGAGGTTAAAAGAAGTAACAATTAACTATTAA